In Clostridium sp. JN-1, one genomic interval encodes:
- a CDS encoding RusA family crossover junction endodeoxyribonuclease produces MEQNYAKVIVQGSPITKSNFKLSNAKGRAILPYNSGKYHDRYAIYEEEIAYEARSQNPGLTLTESLIAVLKVYYKSKKRHPDTTNITKSIFDGIEKSGLIINDAQIRKLMIEEFYDRENPRFELELFCESNYSINYKINQKECKSDPINYSPPPNKKHLQGARKIEPKSKLKDGETYCSMCGKIIKSRDIITANKGSLIICKTCFKNLF; encoded by the coding sequence ATGGAACAAAATTATGCAAAAGTAATCGTACAAGGTTCTCCAATAACTAAATCAAATTTTAAGCTTTCAAATGCAAAAGGTAGAGCTATTCTTCCATACAATTCTGGAAAATATCATGATAGATATGCAATATATGAAGAAGAAATAGCATATGAGGCAAGGTCTCAAAATCCAGGGCTGACATTAACAGAATCCTTAATTGCTGTACTCAAAGTGTATTATAAAAGTAAAAAAAGACATCCAGATACAACTAACATAACAAAGAGTATATTTGATGGTATAGAAAAAAGCGGCTTAATAATAAATGATGCTCAAATACGGAAATTAATGATTGAAGAATTTTATGACAGGGAAAATCCGCGTTTTGAATTGGAATTATTTTGTGAAAGCAATTATTCAATAAATTATAAAATAAATCAAAAAGAATGCAAAAGTGATCCTATAAACTATTCTCCACCGCCAAATAAAAAACATTTGCAGGGTGCTCGTAAAATTGAACCTAAATCCAAATTAAAAGATGGTGAAACTTACTGCAGTATGTGCGGAAAAATAATAAAAAGCCGTGATATAATCACTGCAAATAAAGGTTCTCTTATTATATGTAAAACGTGCTTTAAAAATTTATTTTAA
- a CDS encoding sensor domain-containing diguanylate cyclase has protein sequence MNRILFDALDNVNEGVVILNEQFKILFWNSYMKHITGIGTKYIIGKSIYEALPNFNKNYFNESIKSLMNNEYKLFFSATMHKDLVNDNGKFNLKISKLEEDKCKFLFLEFISVTNEFERVNQLKLYINKLSLLNKELKDKEKIIKNLAYYDKLTGLGNRVLFYEVADKILDNCCRNNHMLGLMFIDIDNFKSINDTYGHTVGDSVLAEVADILKKATRKNDVIARFGGDEFLVLLPDIKNFNNYKIIHSRIINTKKRIINLGGNKINVSLSTGVSFYPQDGKSIDELIIKADEAMYIAKNVDGNDNCFCSKYIG, from the coding sequence ATGAATAGAATTTTATTTGATGCTCTAGATAATGTTAATGAAGGAGTAGTAATTTTAAATGAGCAATTTAAAATTTTATTTTGGAACAGTTATATGAAACATATAACTGGAATTGGAACAAAGTATATCATAGGTAAAAGTATTTATGAAGCGTTACCAAATTTTAACAAAAATTATTTTAATGAATCTATAAAATCTTTAATGAATAATGAATATAAACTGTTTTTTTCAGCAACTATGCATAAGGATCTAGTTAATGATAATGGGAAATTTAATTTAAAGATAAGTAAGTTGGAAGAGGATAAGTGTAAATTTTTATTTTTGGAATTTATTAGTGTTACCAATGAATTTGAGAGAGTTAATCAATTAAAATTATATATCAACAAATTATCTCTTTTAAATAAAGAACTAAAGGATAAAGAAAAAATTATTAAGAATTTGGCTTATTATGATAAACTAACAGGGTTAGGAAATAGAGTGCTATTTTATGAAGTTGCAGACAAAATACTTGATAATTGCTGTAGAAATAACCACATGTTAGGGTTAATGTTCATAGATATAGATAATTTTAAAAGTATTAATGATACCTATGGACATACGGTTGGCGACAGCGTCCTCGCCGAAGTGGCAGATATATTGAAAAAAGCTACGAGAAAAAATGATGTAATTGCTAGATTTGGTGGAGATGAATTTTTAGTATTGCTGCCAGATATAAAAAACTTTAATAATTATAAAATCATACATTCTAGGATTATAAATACTAAAAAGAGGATTATAAATTTAGGCGGCAATAAAATAAATGTATCTCTTAGCACAGGAGTTAGTTTTTATCCTCAGGATGGCAAAAGTATAGATGAGCTTATAATAAAGGCTGATGAGGCAATGTATATTGCAAAAAATGTAGATGGAAATGATAATTGTTTTTGCAGTAAATATATTGGGTAA
- a CDS encoding class I SAM-dependent methyltransferase, with product MSEIARRLNQCKKPEGDLGKVVVDDMNESHYELTGWGLNKVKIDTDSVILDIGCGGGKTINRLASIAKSGKIFGIDYSVDCVKWSKQYNRDLIDKEQVNIINASVEKLPFEDSKFDIVTAVETIYFWPNLVKNLKEIKRVLKDKGKLVIINEIYKDQNFEERNNNYVKNCNMKIYTPNELKKLLEMAGYQDIQMELKEEKNWVCYIAQK from the coding sequence ATGAGCGAAATTGCAAGAAGATTAAATCAATGTAAAAAACCTGAAGGTGATTTAGGAAAAGTTGTTGTAGATGATATGAATGAAAGTCACTATGAATTGACAGGATGGGGACTTAATAAGGTGAAAATTGATACAGATAGTGTTATTTTAGATATAGGATGCGGTGGTGGAAAAACCATAAATAGGCTTGCATCTATAGCTAAAAGCGGCAAAATTTTTGGAATAGATTACTCTGTAGATTGTGTAAAGTGGTCAAAACAGTACAATAGGGATTTAATTGATAAAGAACAAGTCAACATTATAAATGCAAGTGTGGAAAAGTTACCATTTGAGGATAGTAAATTTGATATTGTAACAGCAGTTGAAACAATTTATTTTTGGCCTAATCTTGTTAAAAACTTAAAGGAAATTAAAAGGGTTTTAAAAGATAAAGGTAAATTAGTTATAATCAATGAAATATATAAGGATCAAAATTTTGAAGAGAGAAATAATAATTATGTAAAAAATTGTAACATGAAAATATATACTCCTAATGAACTTAAAAAATTATTGGAGATGGCTGGCTATCAAGATATACAGATGGAATTAAAAGAAGAAAAAAATTGGGTATGCTATATAGCTCAAAAGTAA
- a CDS encoding SDR family NAD(P)-dependent oxidoreductase: protein MDLSGKKIIITGASSGIGRELLKLLSKYDTEIIAVARNIENIPLIDDKVKPYKCDVSKKENVDELFNFALKTFGKIDLFIANAGFAYCEELNDADWDHAEKIFKTNVISPIYSLEKMKELNRGRRYTVVITCSAVSHVPLPGYALYCSTKAAIDHFAHTYRFEKNDMGKLTLVYPVSTSSNFFKNAGKKAPIPWPIQPPKWVALCILMGIKFNFHSVYPFMLYPLSYYTVNRVFPFIYGIYDLINKLKFKVWVKKYSNK from the coding sequence ATGGATTTAAGTGGTAAAAAAATAATTATAACAGGAGCTTCTTCAGGTATAGGGCGCGAACTTTTAAAACTTCTATCAAAGTATGATACGGAAATAATTGCAGTCGCACGTAATATTGAAAATATACCTTTAATAGATGATAAAGTTAAACCTTATAAATGTGATGTATCTAAAAAAGAAAATGTAGATGAATTATTTAACTTTGCATTAAAAACCTTTGGTAAAATTGATTTATTTATTGCAAATGCAGGTTTTGCGTATTGTGAGGAATTAAACGATGCAGATTGGGATCATGCTGAAAAAATATTTAAAACAAATGTAATTTCACCAATATATTCACTTGAAAAAATGAAAGAACTAAATAGAGGAAGACGTTATACAGTTGTAATAACTTGCTCTGCAGTAAGCCATGTACCACTTCCAGGTTATGCACTATACTGTTCTACAAAAGCTGCAATAGACCATTTTGCACATACTTACCGTTTTGAGAAAAATGATATGGGAAAACTAACACTTGTATATCCAGTTTCAACATCATCTAATTTCTTTAAAAATGCTGGAAAGAAAGCACCAATTCCGTGGCCTATACAGCCGCCTAAATGGGTTGCTCTATGTATACTTATGGGCATAAAGTTCAATTTTCATTCTGTGTATCCATTTATGCTTTATCCGCTTAGCTATTATACAGTAAATCGTGTTTTTCCTTTTATATATGGAATTTACGACTTAATAAACAAATTGAAGTTTAAAGTGTGGGTAAAAAAGTATTCTAATAAGTAG
- a CDS encoding formate--tetrahydrofolate ligase, giving the protein MDFKSDIEIAQECKMRPIKEIASKLGIPEDDIELYGNYKAKIDYNLLKRTQGKDGKIILCTAINPTPAGEGKTTTSIGVADALSELGKSVVVALREPSMGPVFGIKGGAAGGGYSQVVPMEDINLHFTGDIHAIGAANNLLAAMIDNHIYQGNKLNIDPRRITWRRCVDMNDRQLRFITDGLGGKANGMPREDGFDITVASEIMAIFCLASDISDLKQRIAKIVIGYTRDGKPVTAHDLKAEGAMAAILKDALKPNLVQTLEGTPAFVHGGPFANIAHGCNSLIATRMARHFGDYVVTEAGFGADLGAEKFLDIKCRMSNLKPDAVIIVATVRALKYNGGVVKQELNKEDLEALERGLPNLLKHVENITKVFKLPAVVAINKFPTDTDREIELVERRCKELGVNVKISNVWAEGGKGGIEIAKEVLRLIDEGENNFEYAYDEKLPIREKIRTIAQKIYGADDVTFTTKASKEIDELEKLGFGETPVCIAKTQYSLTDDKNKLGRPAGFNITVNQVTVSAGAGFVVAITGSIMKMPGLSKTPSAEKIDVDENGVISGLF; this is encoded by the coding sequence ATGGATTTTAAATCAGATATAGAAATAGCACAGGAGTGTAAAATGAGACCCATTAAAGAAATTGCAAGTAAACTTGGAATTCCTGAGGATGATATTGAACTTTACGGAAATTATAAGGCTAAAATTGATTATAATCTTTTAAAAAGAACTCAAGGCAAAGATGGTAAAATAATTTTATGTACAGCAATTAATCCAACTCCAGCAGGTGAAGGAAAGACTACCACTTCTATAGGTGTAGCAGATGCATTATCAGAGCTTGGAAAATCTGTTGTAGTTGCACTAAGGGAACCATCCATGGGACCTGTTTTTGGAATTAAAGGCGGCGCTGCAGGCGGCGGATATTCTCAAGTTGTTCCAATGGAAGATATAAATCTTCATTTTACTGGTGACATACATGCAATAGGTGCTGCAAATAATTTACTTGCCGCAATGATAGATAATCACATTTACCAAGGAAATAAATTAAATATAGATCCAAGAAGAATAACTTGGAGAAGATGCGTTGATATGAATGATAGGCAGCTTAGATTTATAACTGATGGACTTGGCGGAAAAGCAAATGGTATGCCAAGAGAAGACGGCTTTGATATAACAGTTGCATCTGAAATAATGGCTATATTCTGTCTAGCATCAGATATAAGCGATTTAAAGCAGAGAATTGCAAAAATAGTTATAGGATATACTAGAGATGGCAAACCTGTAACCGCACATGATTTAAAAGCAGAAGGTGCAATGGCTGCTATTTTAAAGGATGCATTAAAACCAAATTTAGTTCAAACTTTAGAGGGAACTCCAGCATTTGTTCACGGCGGACCATTTGCCAATATAGCTCATGGATGTAATTCACTTATAGCAACTAGAATGGCAAGACATTTTGGTGATTATGTAGTTACTGAGGCAGGTTTTGGTGCTGACCTTGGAGCAGAAAAATTTTTAGATATAAAATGCAGAATGTCAAACCTTAAACCAGATGCAGTAATTATAGTTGCAACAGTTAGAGCTCTTAAGTACAATGGAGGAGTTGTAAAGCAGGAATTAAACAAGGAAGATCTTGAAGCTTTAGAAAGAGGACTTCCAAATTTATTAAAGCATGTTGAAAATATAACTAAAGTATTTAAACTTCCAGCGGTAGTTGCAATAAATAAATTTCCAACTGATACTGATAGAGAAATTGAATTAGTTGAAAGAAGATGCAAAGAGTTAGGAGTTAATGTAAAAATATCAAATGTATGGGCAGAAGGTGGAAAAGGCGGAATAGAAATTGCAAAAGAAGTTCTAAGACTTATAGATGAAGGAGAAAATAATTTTGAATATGCTTATGATGAAAAACTTCCAATAAGAGAGAAGATAAGGACTATAGCTCAAAAAATTTATGGTGCCGATGATGTAACATTTACAACTAAGGCAAGTAAAGAAATAGATGAACTTGAGAAATTAGGATTCGGTGAAACACCAGTATGCATAGCAAAAACTCAGTATTCATTAACTGATGATAAGAACAAACTTGGAAGACCAGCGGGATTCAATATAACCGTAAACCAAGTTACTGTTTCAGCAGGAGCAGGTTTTGTAGTTGCAATAACTGGTTCTATAATGAAAATGCCGGGATTGTCAAAGACTCCATCTGCTGAAAAAATAGATGTTGATGAAAATGGTGTAATAAGCGGATTGTTTTAG
- a CDS encoding cyclodeaminase/cyclohydrolase family protein, whose product MKLADNTCSEFVHKLSSKLPTPGGGGAAALVGSIGTALASMAANLTANNKKFSEYEKDIKYIAESAQKIQDELLSLIDEDAEHFLPFIKAFDMPKETEEEKKSRQEVIQKCLKDACVTPIKIIKKCCEALEIHEYMVNHCSKMVASDIGVGVQSLRSAILSGELNVIININSIKDDEYVSKVKKEVGSLVKSGTEKADMIYKKVLNTISK is encoded by the coding sequence ATGAAGTTGGCAGATAATACATGCAGTGAATTTGTTCATAAGCTGTCGTCAAAGTTACCAACTCCGGGCGGTGGTGGAGCTGCAGCATTAGTTGGTTCCATTGGAACAGCTCTTGCAAGTATGGCAGCAAATTTAACGGCTAACAATAAGAAATTTAGTGAATATGAAAAAGATATCAAATACATAGCTGAGAGTGCACAGAAAATACAAGATGAACTGCTGAGTTTGATTGATGAAGATGCAGAGCATTTTTTGCCGTTTATAAAAGCATTTGATATGCCTAAAGAAACTGAAGAAGAAAAAAAGTCAAGGCAGGAAGTTATACAAAAATGCTTAAAAGATGCATGTGTAACGCCTATTAAAATAATAAAAAAGTGCTGTGAAGCTCTTGAAATTCATGAATATATGGTGAATCACTGTTCAAAGATGGTTGCAAGTGATATAGGAGTTGGTGTACAGAGCCTTAGGTCAGCAATACTAAGTGGAGAATTGAATGTAATTATAAATATAAATTCAATTAAAGATGATGAGTACGTTAGTAAAGTGAAAAAAGAAGTCGGCTCACTTGTTAAAAGTGGTACGGAAAAAGCCGATATGATTTATAAAAAGGTACTTAATACCATCTCTAAATAA
- a CDS encoding tetrahydrofolate dehydrogenase/cyclohydrolase catalytic domain-containing protein, whose protein sequence is MGRIIKGKPAADAISKELIEEVIDLKSKGIAPKLSVVRVGENESDLAYERGASKRCSKIGIQMEVKELPEDIDEEHFTAEIKKLNNDKTVNGILIFRPLPKQLKEDSVKYIIAPNKDVDCFSPINVSKLMENDKTGFVPCTPSAVIEILKHYNVEIKGKNAVVIGRSMVVGKPVSMLLLNENATVTICHSKTRDIHLIASKADILVVGVGKAKMVDERYIKEGAIVIDVGINVDKDGKLCGDVDTDRCVNKSSMITPVPAGVGSVTTSILAKHVVKACKLQNDL, encoded by the coding sequence ATGGGCCGGATAATCAAAGGTAAACCAGCTGCAGATGCCATAAGCAAAGAGCTAATCGAGGAAGTAATTGATTTGAAGTCAAAAGGAATTGCTCCAAAACTTTCAGTTGTGAGGGTTGGAGAAAATGAAAGTGATTTAGCTTACGAAAGAGGAGCCTCAAAGAGGTGCTCTAAAATAGGAATTCAAATGGAAGTTAAAGAACTTCCGGAAGATATAGATGAAGAGCATTTTACAGCAGAAATCAAAAAATTAAATAATGATAAAACAGTAAATGGTATATTGATATTTAGACCGCTTCCAAAGCAATTAAAGGAAGACTCGGTAAAGTACATAATTGCACCTAATAAAGATGTAGATTGTTTTAGTCCTATAAATGTATCAAAATTAATGGAAAATGATAAAACTGGTTTTGTTCCATGTACACCATCAGCAGTTATAGAAATATTAAAGCACTATAATGTTGAGATAAAAGGAAAAAATGCTGTAGTCATAGGGAGGTCAATGGTAGTTGGTAAACCTGTATCCATGCTCCTGTTAAATGAAAATGCAACAGTTACAATTTGTCATTCAAAAACTCGAGATATACATTTAATAGCTTCAAAAGCAGATATACTTGTAGTTGGAGTTGGAAAAGCAAAAATGGTAGATGAAAGGTATATTAAAGAAGGTGCAATTGTAATAGATGTTGGTATAAATGTTGATAAAGATGGAAAACTATGTGGGGATGTAGATACTGATAGATGTGTCAATAAATCTTCGATGATAACTCCAGTTCCTGCAGGAGTAGGTTCTGTTACAACATCTATTCTTGCTAAACATGTTGTAAAAGCATGTAAATTGCAAAATGATTTATAA
- a CDS encoding DUF1667 domain-containing protein, with product MDIRELVCIGCPMGCQLQVKLNGKEAVEVTGNTCKRGEVYGKKECVNPTRIVTSSVCVKDGKIDVVPVKTESDIPKEKIFNCVKALKNLVVEAPVKIGDVVVENILGTGVNVIATKNIEAK from the coding sequence ATGGATATAAGAGAATTAGTATGCATAGGTTGTCCTATGGGATGCCAACTTCAAGTTAAATTAAATGGAAAAGAAGCTGTAGAAGTTACAGGAAATACTTGCAAAAGAGGAGAAGTATACGGTAAAAAAGAATGTGTAAATCCAACAAGAATAGTTACTTCTTCTGTATGTGTAAAAGATGGTAAAATAGATGTTGTACCAGTAAAAACTGAAAGTGATATTCCTAAGGAAAAGATATTTAACTGTGTAAAGGCATTAAAAAATCTAGTTGTAGAAGCACCAGTAAAAATAGGAGATGTAGTAGTAGAAAATATACTTGGCACAGGAGTTAATGTTATAGCTACTAAAAATATTGAAGCAAAATAA
- a CDS encoding NAD(P)/FAD-dependent oxidoreductase codes for MFDITIIGTGVVGSAIARELSRYKLKICVLEKESDTASGTTKANSAIVHAGFDAEPGTLKGKLNAKGNAMFDELSKELDFPFKRIGSLVLCFDEKDLDGLYKLKKQGEENGVPGLEILDGDKVKNMEPNISENAAAALYAPTGGIVCPYEMTIALAENAYTNGAEFKFDTKVESIDKKDGKYVINTNKGSIETKLVINAAGIYADEINNMVSKNKLKIIPRKGEYCLFDKAVGNTVSKTIFQLPTKMGKGVLITPTVDGNLLVGPNAVDIDDKEDLDTTSEGINDILEKASLSVKSIPVRQVITSFSGLRAHSTAGDFIIGEAEDAENFINTAGIESPGLSSAPAIAKMVEGMVVKKLSPEKNDKFNPIRKGIPKFREMSNEERKKLIAQDHRYGKIVCRCETVTEGEIVNAIQRPLGAKNLDGIKRRTRAGMGRCQCGFCSTRLVDILARELKVDPKSITKYGKGSNILIGKNKETI; via the coding sequence ATGTTTGATATAACAATTATAGGAACTGGTGTAGTAGGCTCTGCAATAGCAAGAGAATTGTCAAGATATAAATTAAAGATATGTGTTTTAGAAAAAGAATCAGATACAGCAAGTGGTACAACTAAAGCTAATAGTGCTATAGTTCATGCTGGATTTGATGCTGAACCTGGAACTTTAAAAGGCAAATTAAATGCAAAAGGAAATGCTATGTTTGATGAACTTTCAAAAGAATTAGATTTTCCTTTCAAGAGAATAGGATCATTGGTATTGTGTTTTGATGAAAAGGATTTAGATGGACTCTATAAGTTGAAGAAACAAGGAGAGGAAAACGGTGTACCAGGTCTTGAAATATTAGACGGTGACAAGGTAAAAAACATGGAACCAAATATTTCTGAAAATGCTGCTGCTGCATTATATGCACCAACTGGTGGAATAGTTTGTCCTTATGAGATGACAATTGCTTTAGCAGAAAATGCTTATACTAATGGTGCTGAATTTAAATTTGATACCAAAGTTGAATCAATAGATAAAAAAGATGGAAAATATGTAATAAATACTAATAAGGGAAGTATAGAAACTAAATTAGTTATAAATGCTGCTGGAATTTATGCAGATGAAATAAATAATATGGTTAGTAAAAATAAGTTAAAAATAATACCAAGAAAAGGTGAATACTGTCTGTTTGATAAGGCTGTTGGAAATACTGTTTCAAAGACTATATTCCAACTTCCAACTAAAATGGGAAAGGGTGTTTTGATTACACCAACAGTTGACGGAAATCTCCTAGTTGGACCTAATGCAGTTGATATAGATGATAAAGAAGATTTAGATACAACAAGTGAAGGCATAAACGATATACTTGAAAAGGCTTCACTAAGTGTAAAATCCATACCTGTAAGACAAGTTATAACTTCATTTTCAGGTTTAAGAGCTCATTCAACAGCTGGAGATTTTATAATAGGAGAAGCTGAAGACGCAGAAAACTTTATAAATACAGCAGGAATTGAATCGCCTGGATTATCAAGTGCACCTGCAATAGCAAAAATGGTTGAGGGTATGGTTGTAAAAAAATTAAGCCCTGAAAAGAATGATAAGTTTAATCCTATAAGAAAAGGAATACCAAAGTTTAGAGAAATGAGCAATGAAGAGAGAAAGAAGCTTATAGCACAGGATCATAGATATGGTAAAATAGTATGCAGATGTGAAACTGTCACAGAAGGAGAAATTGTAAATGCAATACAAAGACCATTAGGTGCTAAAAATTTAGATGGTATAAAGAGAAGAACTAGAGCTGGAATGGGCAGATGTCAGTGTGGTTTTTGTTCAACAAGATTAGTTGATATTTTAGCGAGAGAGCTTAAAGTTGATCCAAAAAGTATAACTAAATATGGTAAAGGTTCAAATATATTAATAGGCAAAAATAAAGAAACTATTTAG
- a CDS encoding chemotaxis protein CheC: protein MNSDALVYDILKELFNISVGKAASILSEITNKKILLDVPNVEILNFQDEKFKVNGYLPDKIDGTLMVSSISFEKKLEGKANLIFPAKKMRTFINLCLNEKQENSEYYDMNFTDIDFDTIKEIGNIILNCILGEVGNYLNINLTYTLPEVKVFNAIDFSKDIENESYMYTLILYITFLIDDVEIEGAVIIDLTLKSLNELMKKIDKVRDELYE, encoded by the coding sequence ATGAATAGTGATGCTTTAGTATATGATATATTGAAAGAATTATTTAATATAAGTGTTGGCAAGGCTGCAAGTATTCTTTCGGAAATAACAAATAAAAAGATTTTGTTAGATGTTCCTAATGTAGAAATATTAAATTTTCAAGATGAAAAATTTAAAGTAAATGGATATCTACCTGATAAAATAGATGGAACACTAATGGTATCTTCTATTTCTTTTGAAAAAAAGTTAGAAGGAAAAGCAAATCTAATCTTTCCTGCTAAAAAAATGAGAACTTTTATAAATCTTTGTTTAAATGAGAAACAAGAAAATAGTGAATATTATGATATGAATTTTACAGATATTGATTTTGATACTATTAAAGAAATAGGAAATATAATTTTAAACTGTATTTTAGGGGAGGTTGGAAATTACTTAAATATTAACTTAACCTATACTTTACCAGAAGTAAAAGTATTTAATGCAATAGATTTTAGCAAAGATATTGAAAATGAAAGTTATATGTATACTTTGATTTTATACATAACTTTTCTCATAGATGATGTGGAAATAGAGGGCGCTGTAATAATTGATTTAACATTAAAATCCTTAAATGAATTGATGAAAAAAATTGATAAAGTAAGGGATGAACTTTATGAATAG
- a CDS encoding response regulator, translating to MLKILIVDDSNFSQKIISNLLKGFLDNAEFFFASDGREGFRKYKEIKPKYVFVDLLMPNINGKELIKLIKEYDASCKIIVISADVQKSVREDMESYNIMYFINKPFNQEKAKFICDKIRNDKNE from the coding sequence ATGTTAAAGATTTTAATTGTTGATGATTCTAACTTTTCTCAAAAGATAATATCTAATTTATTAAAAGGTTTTTTAGATAATGCTGAGTTCTTTTTTGCAAGTGATGGAAGAGAAGGTTTTAGAAAATACAAAGAAATTAAACCGAAGTATGTATTTGTAGATTTGTTGATGCCAAATATAAATGGTAAAGAATTGATAAAATTAATAAAAGAATATGATGCTAGTTGTAAAATAATTGTTATTTCCGCAGATGTACAAAAAAGTGTAAGAGAAGATATGGAATCATATAACATAATGTACTTTATAAATAAACCGTTTAATCAGGAAAAAGCAAAGTTTATATGCGATAAAATAAGGAATGATAAAAATGAATAG
- a CDS encoding FAD-dependent oxidoreductase — MQAYDIVVIGGGPAGLAAAISAKEEGIDNILILEREDQLGGILNQCIHNGFGLHTFKEELTGPEYAQRFIDKTLALKIPYKLNTMVLDINEKKEITAVNEEDGIIEIKAKSIILAMGCRERPRGAINIPGSRCAGIYTAGTAQKFVNVEGYMPGKEVVILGSGDIGLIMARRMTLEGAKVKAVVELMPYSSGLKRNIVQCLDDFGIPLKLSHTITNINGKGRVEGVTIAKVGEDRKPIKGTEEYIKCDTILLSVGLLPENELSRKANVKLSNVTSGPEVDESLETNIEGVFACGNVLHVHDLVDNVTLESYNAGKNAAKYVSGKRFNGEKIEVIAAGGVRYTVPKFINPENVEKVLDVRFRVGNVYKDSFISVYFDDKREMHIKKRILAPGEMETVKLTKAIFDKYSNCKKITIKVEGE; from the coding sequence ATGCAAGCATATGATATAGTAGTAATAGGTGGAGGTCCTGCTGGACTTGCAGCAGCAATCTCGGCTAAAGAAGAAGGCATAGATAATATTTTAATATTGGAAAGAGAAGATCAACTAGGTGGAATTTTAAATCAGTGTATTCACAATGGATTTGGACTTCATACTTTTAAAGAAGAATTGACTGGTCCTGAATATGCTCAAAGATTTATAGATAAAACTCTTGCTTTAAAGATACCATATAAATTAAATACAATGGTTCTTGATATAAATGAAAAAAAAGAAATAACAGCTGTCAATGAAGAAGATGGAATTATAGAAATAAAGGCAAAATCAATAATATTAGCGATGGGATGTAGAGAAAGACCTAGAGGAGCTATAAATATACCTGGAAGCAGATGTGCTGGTATATATACTGCTGGAACAGCTCAAAAGTTTGTAAATGTTGAAGGGTACATGCCGGGCAAGGAAGTAGTAATACTTGGATCTGGTGATATAGGACTTATAATGGCAAGAAGGATGACTTTAGAAGGTGCTAAAGTTAAGGCAGTAGTTGAACTTATGCCGTACTCAAGTGGACTTAAGAGAAATATAGTACAGTGTCTTGATGATTTTGGAATTCCGCTTAAATTAAGTCACACTATCACAAATATAAATGGAAAAGGCAGAGTTGAAGGTGTAACTATTGCAAAGGTCGGCGAAGATAGAAAACCTATAAAGGGAACAGAAGAATATATTAAATGTGATACAATACTTCTTTCAGTAGGTCTTTTACCTGAAAATGAACTTTCAAGAAAGGCAAATGTAAAGCTGTCCAATGTAACTAGCGGACCTGAGGTAGATGAAAGTTTGGAAACTAACATTGAAGGTGTATTTGCATGTGGAAATGTTCTTCACGTACATGACCTTGTTGATAATGTTACACTTGAAAGTTATAATGCTGGAAAAAATGCAGCTAAATATGTAAGTGGCAAAAGATTTAATGGTGAAAAAATAGAAGTTATAGCTGCAGGTGGTGTAAGATATACTGTTCCTAAGTTTATAAATCCAGAAAATGTAGAAAAAGTTTTGGATGTTAGATTTAGAGTTGGAAATGTTTATAAGGACAGCTTTATAAGTGTGTATTTCGACGATAAGAGAGAAATGCATATAAAGAAGAGAATTCTTGCTCCAGGTGAGATGGAAACTGTTAAACTTACAAAAGCAATTTTTGATAAGTACAGTAATTGCAAAAAAATAACCATTAAAGTTGAAGGGGAGTAA